In Triticum urartu cultivar G1812 chromosome 6, Tu2.1, whole genome shotgun sequence, the following proteins share a genomic window:
- the LOC125515210 gene encoding protein NRT1/ PTR FAMILY 8.3-like, whose protein sequence is MEAAADEEKPLIHHLSPQDDGLEHTSDGTVDINKQPARRRSTGNWRACYFILGAEFTEGICFFGIQKNLVTYLTSVLHESNVDAARNVSTWIGSCFFTPLIGAFLADTYWGRYRAIVVFLSVYTVGMLVMTLSASIPVLMPSLSTSEIQRAMVYLGLYLVALGTGGIKPCTSALGADQFDTADPVERVTKGSFFNWYYFLINVGSLLSTTVLVWVQDNVGWGVGYAIPMVLMGFGLVVFVSGRKVYRYKKLGGSPLKRLSQVVVAAARNYRLKLPDDGSAPLHEEELSPSQVNCSTERTSQFRFLDRAAIVVPPSSGKAVETMDPWRTCTVSQVEELKMLLRMCPVWASLLFFFAVTAQMSSTLIEQGMAMDNRVSRFTVPPASLSTFDILAVAAFIPIYDLVLVPLVRRATGRDRGLSQLQRLGVGLALSVLAMAYSASVEMRRLKVARAGRSVNIMWQTPSYVVLGVAEVFTSVGIMEFFYDESPETMKSMGAALAQLAISAGNYLNSAVLGVVASATGRGGAPGWIPDDLNEGHLDYFFWMMAGLSVLNLLMFIYFSLRYKG, encoded by the exons GATGATGGTTTAGAGCATACAAGTGATGGAACAGTTGATATCAACAAACAGCCTGCCAGGAGGCGTAGCACAGGGAACTGGAGGGCATGCTACTTCATTTTAG GTGCTGAATTCACCGAAGGCATCTGCTTCTTCGGGATCCAGAAGAACTTGGTCACGTACCTCACGAGCGTGCTGCACGAGAGCAATGTCGACGCCGCGAGGAACGTGTCGACCTGGATCGGCAGTTGCTTCTTCACGCCGCTCATCGGAGCCTTCTTGGCCGACACATACTGGGGGAGATACCGGGCAATAGTAGTCTTCCTATCAGTCTATACCGTT GGGATGCTGGTTATGACATTGTCAGCGTCGATCCCGGTGCTGATGCCCTCTTTAAGCACCAGCGAAATCCAGCGTGCCATGGTCTACCTAGGGCTCTACCTCGTCGCCTTGGGGACCGGCGGCATCAAGCCGTGCACGTCAGCCCTCGGGGCGGACCAGTTCGACACCGCTGACCCGGTGGAGCGGGTGACCAAGGGCTCCTTCTTCAACTGGTACTACTTCCTGATTAACGTCGGCTCTCTGCTGTCGACGACCGTGCTTGTGTGGGTGCAGGACAATGTCGGGTGGGGAGTCGGGTACGCGATCCCGATGGTGTTGATGGGCTTCGGGCTCGTCGTGTTCGTCTCCGGCAGGAAGGTTTACCGGTACAAGAAACTGGGTGGAAGCCCTCTGAAGAGGTTGTCACAGGTGGTCGTCGCTGCTGCAAGGAATTATCGTCTCAAGTTGCCTGATGATGGCTCAGCCCCGCTGCATGAGGAGGAACTGTCCCCGAGTCAGGTGAATTGCAGCACTGAGCGTACCAGTCAGTTCAGGTTCCTTGACAGGGCTGCCATTGTAGTGCCACCTTCTTCGGGCAAGGCCGTGGAGACGATGGACCCATGGAGGACATGCACTGTGTCCCAGGTCGAGGAGCTGAAGATGCTGCTGCGGATGTGCCCCGTCTGGGCgtctctcctcttcttctttgcGGTCACCGCTCAGATGTCGTCGACCCTGATCGAGCAGGGCATGGCCATGGACAACCGCGTCAGCCGGTTCACGGTCCCGCCGGCCTCCCTCTCCACTTTCGACATCCTCGCTGTGGCAGCCTTCATCCCCATCTATGACCTCGTGCTGGTGCCGCTTGTCCGACGCGCCACCGGGAGGGACCGGGGCCTCTCGCAGCTGCAGCGCCTCGGCGTCGGCCTCGCGCTGTCCGTGCTCGCCATGGCCTACTCCGCGTCGGTCGAGATGAGGCGGCTGAAGGTGGCCAGAGCCGGCCGGAGCGTGAACATCATGTGGCAGACGCCGTCCTACGTCGTGCTTGGAGTTGCCGAGGTGTTCACCAGCGTCGGCATCATGGAGTTCTTCTATGACGAGTCCCCCgagaccatgaagagcatgggcgcGGCGCTCGCCCAGCTCGCCATCTCGGCCGGGAACTACCTCAACTCCGCCGTGCTCGGCGTGGTCGCGTCGGCGACGGGGCGTGGCGGCGCGCCCGGGTGGATCCCGGATGACCTCAACGAAGGCCACCTCGATTACTTCTTCTGGATGATGGCTGGTCTCAGCGTGCTGAACCTGTTGATGTTCATCTACTTTTCGCTGAGATACAAAGGCTAG
- the LOC125515211 gene encoding probable cinnamyl alcohol dehydrogenase 5: MAPMATEQSQQHTRKAVGLAARDASGHLSPLAITRRSTGDDDVVIKILYCGICHSDLHSIKNEWKNARYPMVPGHEIAGEVTEVGKNVTKFKTGDHVGVGCMVNSCQSCESCNKGFENHCPGIIPTYNLVDLDGTITYGGYSSMVVVHERFVVRFPNTIPLDKGAPLLCADITMYSPMKYHGLNVPGMHLGVLGLGGLGHVAVKFGKAFGMKVTVISSSPGKKQEALKQLGADAFIVSKSADEMKAAMSSMDGIINTVSANIPMAPLLRQLKPNGKMILVGLPEKPMEISPFALVAANKTLAGSCIGGMRDTQEMLDLAAKHDVTADIEVIGAEYVNTAMEHLAKADVRYRFVIDIGNTLDKAAAAAE; this comes from the exons ATGGCACCCATGGCGACGGAGCAGAGCCAGCAGCACACGAGGAAGGCGGTGGGTCTGGCGGCGCGCGACGCCTCCGGCCACCTCTCCCCGCTCGCTATCACCCGGAG GAGCACTGGAGATGACGATGTGGTGATCAAGATTCTGTACTGCGGGATCTGCCACTCTGACCTACACAGCATCAAGAACGAATGGAAGAACGCCAGGTACCCCATGGTCCCTGGGCATGAGATCGCCGGCGAGGTCACTGAAGTCGGCAAGAATGTGACCAAGTTCAAGACCGGCGACCATGTGGGCGTCGGGTGCATGGTGAACTCGTGCCAGTCCTGCGAGAGCTGCAACAAGGGCTTCGAGAACCACTGCCCGGGCATAATCCCCACCTATAACTTGGTCGACCTTGATGGCACCATCACCTACGGCGGCTACTCCAGCATGGTAGTGGTGCATGAGCGGTTCGTTGTCCGGTTCCCCAACACCATTCCGCTGGACAAGGGCGCGCCGCTGCTGTGTGCCGACATCACCATGTACAGCCCCATGAAGTACCATGGGCTGAACGTTCCAGGGATGCACCTTGGCGTGCTGGGACTGGGCGGGCTGGGCCACGTCGCGGTCAAGTTCGGCAAGGCCTTTGGGATGAAGGTGACGGTGATCAGCTCGTCGCCGGGGAAGAAGCAGGAGGCCCTCAAGCAGCTAGGCGCTGACGCCTTCATTGTCAGCAAGAGTGCCGACGAGATGAAG GCTGCGATGAGTAGCATGGATGGCATCATAAACACCGTGTCTGCAAACATCCCCATGGCCCCTCTCTTGAGGCAGCTCAAACCCAACGGCAAGATGATCCTGGTTGGTCTCCCAGAGAAGCCTATGGAGATCTCTCCCTTTGCTCTGGTTGCCG CGAACAAGACCCTGGCCGGGAGCTGCATCGGCGGCATGAGGGACACCCAGGAGATGCTCGACCTGGCGGCCAAGCACGACGTGACGGCTGACATCGAGGTGATCGGTGCCGAGTACGTGAACACGGCCATGGAGCACCTTGCCAAGGCCGATGTCAGGTATCGATTCGTCATCGACATTGGCAACACCCTCGAcaaggccgccgccgccgccgagtgA